One part of the Rutidosis leptorrhynchoides isolate AG116_Rl617_1_P2 chromosome 1, CSIRO_AGI_Rlap_v1, whole genome shotgun sequence genome encodes these proteins:
- the LOC139845418 gene encoding probable serine/threonine-protein kinase SIS8, with protein MKSLLKKLHIKPNSSQSSSTSDSNSQSGITGWLNSVTNKKSISPASSSNLKSLEGFDSVTSSQLDAVMDEIRVYDTGSGNSRDPEVEEEYQIQLALDLSAREDPEAVQIEAVKQISLGSCDPVNTPAEIVSYRYWNYSALSYDDKILDGFYDLYGILTRPESPKMPTLLELQETPVSDNVTWEAILVNKAADSNLFVLENTALEMAVKSISESVSSADQYLVQRLAVMVSDYMGGPVGDPDKMLLVWRDFSSRLKETFGNIVMPLGSLKVGLACHRALLFKVLADSLGIPCRLVKGKQYTGSNNVAMSYIKLGDGREYIVDLMADPGTLIPSDIGSSATYDESFSSSPWSRDEDSSRLSSLMSGHTSSSVDYMEDNNNETAQYTHSSSLSQPMKDELEPKNSLPLPHQKVPKDKKVNSHYTHARSPSWTEGISSPAVRKMKVKDVSQYMMEAAKENPQLAQKLHDVLLESGVHAPPDLFTEVYEEELPTKTSDGQSQSQLSQPRFLPPLPYPQRHEPNPVQYIGNVPAAAAAAAAAAAVASSMVVAATRTMKDQDIQLPVAAAATVTAAVVVATTTATVAKQYEMSGVLHNENTSNNNLDSPKREVDSEEQYGIFQEGERISDRSTGNESTLSEVSLDDVADCEIAWEDITLGERIGLGSYGEVYRGDWHGTDVAVKKFLNQEITPESLEEFRSEVRIMKRVRHPNVVLFMGAVTRAPHLSIVTEFLPRGSLYKLLRRPNNQLDYRRRLRMALDTARGMNYLHNCSPVIVHRDLKSPNLLVDKNWVVKVCDFGLSRMKNSTFLSSRSTAGTAEWMAPEVLTNEPSDEKCDVYSFGVILWELCTMQQPWCGMNAMQVVGAVGFQHRRLDIPTDLDPVIADIITRCWQTDPKLRPTFAEIMAALKPLLKSNANSNSKTNQE; from the exons atgaaaagtcTTTTAAAGAAACTACACATTAAGCCTAATTCAAGTCAATCATCATCAACATCAGATTCAAATTCACAATCTGGGATTACAGGATGGTTAAATTCAGTAACTAATAAGAAAAGTATAAGCCCTGCATCTTCTTCAAATTTGAAGTCACTTGAAGGGTTTGATTCAGTTACAAGTAGTCAACTTGATGCTGTTATggatgaaattagggtttatgatACAGGGTCTGGTAATTCAAGGGATCCAGAAGTTGAAGAAGAGTATCAAATTCAATTAGCTTTAGACTTAAGTGCAAGAGAAGATCCAGAAGCTGTTCAGATTGAAGCTGTTAAACAGATCAGTTTAGGCTCTTGTGATCCTGTTAATACTCCTGCTGAAATTGTTTCGTACAGATATTGG AATTACAGCGCTCTTAGCTACGATGACAAGATTCTTGACGGGTTCTACGATCTTTACGGGATtctgacccgacccgaatcaccaAAGATGCCCACCCTTTTGGAATTACAAGAAACACCCGTGTCAGATAATGTTACATGGGAAGCCATTCTTGTTAATAAAGCTGCAGATTCTAACCTTTTTGTACTTGAAAATACGGCCTTAGAGATGGCTGTTAAGTCGATATCGGAATCTGTTAGTTCTGCAGATCAATATTTGGTGCAGAGACTTGCAGTTATGGTTTCCGATTATATGGGGGGCCCGGTTGGTGACCCAGACAAGATGTTGTTAGTTTGGAGAGATTTTAGCTCACGGTTAAAGGAAACTTTCGGAAATATAGTTATGCCCCTTGGCTCTTTAAAAGTTGGATTAGCTTGTCATCGAGCTTTGCTTTTCAAG GTTTTGGCGGATAGTTTGGGCATTCCTTGTCGCTTAGTTAAAGGAAAGCAATACACGGGTTCCAACAATGTTGCGATGAGCTATATAAAACTTGGTGATGGAAG GGAATATATTGTTGACTTAATGGCTGATCCCGGAACACTCATTCCATCTGACATAGGATCAAGCGCAACTTATGATGAATCTTTTTCATCGAGCCCGTGGTCCCGTGACGAAGATTCGTCTCGTTTATCTTCCTTGATGAGTGGTCACACTAGTTCGTCTGTCGATTACATGGAAGACAACAACAATGAAACCGCACAATATACACATTCATCGAGCTTATCACAACCTATGAAAGATGAACTAGAACCGAAGAACTCGTTACCCTTACCTCATCAAAAAGTACCCAAGGATAAAAAGGTAAATTCACATTACACTCATGCAAGATCACCTTCATGGACCGAAGGTATAAGTTCACCCGCAGTACGTAAAATGAAAGTTAAAGATGTTTCACAATACATGATGGAAGCTGCAAAAGAGAATCCACAATTAGCACAAAAATTACACGATGTACTACTCGAAAGTGGCGTTCATGCTCCCCCGGACCTTTTTAccgaagtatatgaggaagaattgccaaCCAAGACTAGtgatggtcaaagtcaaagtcaattaAGTCAACCTCGTTTCTTACCACCACTGCCCTACCCGCAAAGACATGAACCAAATCCGGTGCAATACATAGGAAATGTTCCGGCTGCGGCGGCGGCAGCTGCCGCCGCCGCTGCAGTTGCGTCATCGATGGTGGTGGCTGCCACCAGAACGATGAAGGACCAAGATATACAACTACCGGTGGCGGCGGCGGCTACTGTGACGGCGGCAGTTGTTGTGGCAACAACCACTGCTACTGTTGCAAAGCAATACGAAATGTCGGGTGTTTTACATAATGAAAATACATCTAATAATAATTTGGATTCCCCGAAAAGGGAGGTTGATAGTGAAGAACAATATGGGATATTTCAAGAAGGGGAGAGGATATCGGATAGGTCAACGGGTAACGAAAGCACGTTATCAGAAGTATCCCTTGATGATGTGGCGGATTGTGAAATAGCTtgggaggatatcacattgggtgAACGTATCGGATTGG GATCTTATGGGGAGGTATACCGAGGTGACTGGCATGGAACT GATGTTGCTGTTAAAAAGTTCCTTAACCAAGAAATAACACCAGAGTCCCTTGAGGAATTCAGAAGTGAG GTCAGGATCATGAAAAGAGTTAGGCATCCAAACGTTGTACTCTTCATGGGGGCTGTAACACGTGCACCACATCTTTCAATCGTTACCGAATTTCTTCCTAG AGGTAGTTTATATAAATTACTACGTCGGCCCAACAACCAACTCGATTATCGTCGGCGTTTGAGGATGGCACTTGATACT GCTCGTGGTATGAATTATCTGCACAACTGCTCGCCTGTTATAGTTCACCGTGATTTGAAGTCTCCGAATCTTCTTGTTGATAAGAATTGGGTCGTCAAG gtttgtgattttgggttatcgAGAATGAAGAACAGCACGTTCCTTTCTTCAAGATCCACTGCAGGAACG GCAGAGTGGATGGCTCCCGAAGTCCTAACAAACGAGCCTTCAGATGAAAA GTGTGATGTATATAGCTTTGGTGTGATATTATGGGAGCTTTGCACAATGCAACAGCCATGGTGTGGAATGAATGCAATGCAAGTTGTTGGTGCTGTTGGCTTTCAACATCGTCGTCTTGATATTCCAACCGACTTGGATCCCGTGATTGCTGACATCATTACAAGATGTTGGCAAAC GGATCCAAAGCTACGGCCAACGTTTGCTGAAATCATGGCTGCCTTGAAGCCACTTCTGAAATCAAATGCAAATTCAAATTCTAAAACAAATCAAGAGTAG
- the LOC139857327 gene encoding NAC domain-containing protein 54-like, whose amino-acid sequence MAPVGLPPGFRFHPTDQELVNYYLKRKIHGQEIELDIIPEVDLYKCEPWELAEKSFLPSRDPEWYFFGPRDRKYPNGFRTNRATRAGYWKSTGKDRKVTSQGQNNAIGMKKTLVYYRGRAPQGVRTDWVMHEYRLDDKDFHDTYGVQDSYALCRVFKKNGVCVELEDNGHTSMLVSQYSPTVNNDYETMSPDVPVASSSSCLEEEDKDDSWMQFITDDPWCSPNSPQATLTN is encoded by the exons atggcGCCAGTTGGATTACCTCCAGGTTTCCGATTTCATCCGACCGATCAAGAGCTTGTAAACTATTATCTTAAAAGAAAaatacatggccaagaaattgaacttgatATCATCCCTGAAGTTGATCTGTATAAATGTGAGCCATGGGAGTTAGCAG AAAAGTCATTTTTGCCAAGTCGAGATCCGGAATGGTACTTTTTCGGACCACGAGACCGTAAATATCCAAATGGGTTCAGAACAAATCGAGCAACAAGGGCTGGATACTGGAAATCAACAGGTAAAGATCGAAAAGTTACAAGCCAAGGTCAAAACAATGCGATtggaatgaagaaaacattagtgtATTATCGCGGACGTGCACCTCAAGGAGTTAGAACCGATTGGGTAATGCATGAGTATCGTCTAGATGATAAAGATTTTCATGACACATATGGTGTTCAG GATTCTTACGCATTATGCCGTGTTTTCAAGAAAAACGGTGTATGTGTTGAACTTGAAGATAATGGACATACAAGCATGCTAGTTTCACAATACTCTCCAACGGTTAATAATGACTACGAAACTATGTCACCGGATGTTCCTGTGGCATCATCGTCATCGTGCTTAGAAGAAGAGGATAAAGATGATTCTTGGATGCAGTTCATCACTGATGATCCTTGGTGTTCTCCAAATAGTCCACAAGCAACATTGACAAATTAa